One window of Trifolium pratense cultivar HEN17-A07 linkage group LG5, ARS_RC_1.1, whole genome shotgun sequence genomic DNA carries:
- the LOC123886288 gene encoding uncharacterized protein LOC123886288 gives MRGFTEYSDLVAALLVAEQNNELPIKNHQTRPTGTIAYPEINATTFNRGRGGHNRHKGLGGKTYFDGRGRNHGRNHFRGRGRGRGYVNNYRPPKYDQNNKNHQGKGKYIQEGPSRNRDDICFRSLKEHWSKKCRTPEHLCKRYRASVEEKGKEVNFNEVEPNNDTTYLEAADFIEEENEMNMN, from the coding sequence ATGAGGGGATTTACTGAGTACTCTGATTTGGTCGCAGCTCTTTTGGTGGCAGAACAAAACAATGAGCTCCCGATAAAAAACCACCAGACACGTCCCACAGGAACAATAGCATACCCCGAAATAAATGCAACAACATTTAATCGTGGGCGTGGCGGCCATAATCGTCATAAAGGACTAGGGggtaaaacttattttgatggTAGAGGCAGAAATCACGGTCGAAACCACTTTCGTGGTCGAGGTCGTGGACGAGGATATGTGAATAATTATAGGCCTCCTAAATATGACCAAAATAATAAGAATCATCAAGGTAAAGGTAAATATATCCAAGAAGGTCCCTCAAGGAACCGTGATGATATCTGTTTTAGGTCCCTCAAGGAACATTGGTCTAAGAAGTGTAGGACACCAGAACACCTGTGTAAAAGATACAGGGCATCtgtagaagaaaaaggaaaggaagTAAATTTTAATGAAGTTGAACCCAATAATGATACTACCTACCTTGAGGCTGCTGATTttattgaagaagaaaatgaaatgaatatgaATTAA
- the LOC123886285 gene encoding uncharacterized protein LOC123886285, producing the protein MSNVKHNFKILNITGDNYTTWNNNLTDLACEGHDKILGDNAGMQTSDSQKLAIKKSKVNRIIKHHLDDGLQTEYSNAKDPKILWDKLKARFGHQRKITLPSLMDQWNKLRFQDYKNVVAYNSAMHQIIAQLEFYGVVITEEQKMEKNFFNFPCIPSIVATTI; encoded by the coding sequence ATGTCAAACGTTAAGcataatttcaaaattctaaacATAACCGGAGATAATTACACAACATGGAACAACAACTTAACTGACCTTGCATGTGAGGGGCACGATAAAATTCTAGGAGATAATGCAGGGATGCAAACATCTGACTCACAGAAATTAgcaataaaaaaatcgaaagtAAATCGGATAATTAAACACCACCTTGATGATGGATTACAAACAGAATATTCAAATGCCAAGGATCCCAAAATACTATGGGACAAACTTAAGGCAAGATTTGGACATCAGAGGAAAATCACATTACCCTCATTAATGGATCAGTGGAACAAATTAAGGTTCCAAGATTATAAAAATGTTGTTGCATATAACTCTGCCATGCACCAAATTATTGCACAATTAGAATTTTACGGTGTGGTTATAACTGAAGaacaaaaaatggaaaaaaactTTTTCAACTTTCCGTGCATCCCAAGTATTGTTGCAACAACAATATAG